The following coding sequences lie in one Methylotenera versatilis 301 genomic window:
- the kdpA gene encoding potassium-transporting ATPase subunit KdpA: MLSNTFIQVGLYLTVLLLLTKPMGLWIAKVMNGESVIANKLGGPIERIIYRALGIKPETEMGWKHYAVALLLFNVIGIVFVYVLQRLQVWLPLNPQSFPAVSVDSSLNTAISFVTNTNWQGYSGESTMSYLTQMLALTVQNFLSAATGIAVVIALIRGFARHTVQTIGNFWVDITRSTLYILLPLSFIFAIALMGQGVIQNFDAYKEVTTLQPTTYSVTDSAGKQTTEVTSTQTLAMGPVASQEAIKMIGTNGGGFFNANSAHPYENPTPLSNFLQMLAIFIVPAGLCFTFGLMVGDRRQGWAVFSAMAIVFVLMAGVAIWAEQAGNPVLTASGADQTVSVLQSGGNMEGKETRFGIVSSALFTTITTAASCGAVNAMHDSLTPLGGLVPMWLMQLGEVIFGGVGSGLYTMLIYAVLAVFIAGLMIGRTPEYLGKKIEIFDMKMTALIILVTPLIVLVGTAIAVVADPGKAGIANPGAHGFSEILYALSSAANNNGSAFAGLSANTPFYNTLLAFAMFLGRFGIILPVLAIAGSMAAKKRIPVSLGTMPTHGPLFITLLIGAVILVGALTYVPAIALGPVIEQLLMTATH, from the coding sequence ATGCTCTCTAATACTTTTATACAAGTTGGTTTATATCTAACGGTACTTTTGCTTTTAACTAAACCAATGGGGCTATGGATAGCCAAGGTGATGAATGGCGAGTCTGTAATCGCCAATAAGCTAGGTGGGCCAATTGAACGAATTATTTATCGTGCTTTAGGTATCAAACCTGAGACTGAAATGGGCTGGAAACATTATGCAGTGGCGTTGTTGTTGTTTAATGTTATTGGCATCGTTTTTGTTTATGTTTTACAGCGTTTGCAAGTTTGGCTACCCCTTAATCCACAGAGTTTCCCCGCAGTCAGCGTGGATTCATCTCTCAACACTGCCATTAGTTTTGTGACAAATACCAATTGGCAAGGCTACTCTGGTGAGTCAACAATGAGTTACCTCACACAGATGTTAGCGCTCACCGTTCAGAATTTTCTATCTGCAGCTACTGGCATTGCCGTAGTGATTGCCCTGATTCGCGGTTTTGCACGTCACACAGTGCAGACTATAGGTAATTTTTGGGTCGATATTACCCGTTCAACTTTGTATATCCTTTTGCCGTTGTCGTTCATCTTTGCAATTGCACTCATGGGTCAAGGCGTCATTCAAAATTTTGACGCATATAAAGAAGTGACAACCCTACAACCCACGACTTATTCCGTGACTGATTCAGCAGGTAAACAAACAACAGAGGTTACTTCTACTCAAACATTAGCCATGGGTCCTGTCGCTTCACAGGAAGCCATTAAGATGATTGGTACCAATGGCGGCGGATTTTTTAACGCCAATTCGGCTCACCCTTATGAAAATCCTACGCCGCTCTCCAATTTTTTACAGATGCTTGCCATATTTATTGTCCCTGCAGGTTTATGTTTTACTTTTGGCTTGATGGTAGGTGATAGAAGGCAGGGCTGGGCAGTATTTTCTGCTATGGCGATAGTGTTTGTATTAATGGCTGGCGTTGCTATTTGGGCAGAACAAGCCGGCAATCCAGTATTAACTGCCAGTGGTGCAGACCAGACTGTCAGCGTCTTGCAATCTGGCGGCAATATGGAAGGTAAGGAAACGCGCTTTGGTATCGTCTCATCTGCATTATTTACCACTATTACTACTGCAGCGTCATGTGGTGCCGTGAACGCAATGCATGACTCTCTAACTCCATTGGGCGGCTTAGTGCCTATGTGGCTCATGCAGTTAGGTGAAGTTATCTTTGGTGGCGTTGGTTCTGGGCTCTACACCATGCTGATTTATGCGGTACTTGCAGTGTTTATTGCAGGGTTAATGATTGGTCGCACGCCTGAGTATTTGGGTAAAAAAATCGAGATATTCGATATGAAAATGACGGCACTCATTATTTTAGTCACACCATTAATTGTACTTGTTGGCACGGCTATCGCAGTCGTTGCTGATCCTGGTAAGGCTGGTATCGCCAACCCTGGCGCTCACGGATTTAGCGAGATCTTGTACGCACTTTCATCTGCGGCTAATAACAACGGTAGTGCTTTCGCAGGGTTATCTGCTAATACGCCGTTTTATAACACGCTGCTTGCGTTTGCCATGTTTTTGGGTCGCTTTGGCATTATCTTGCCAGTATTAGCCATCGCAGGGTCTATGGCCGCTAAAAAACGTATCCCAGTAAGCTTAGGCACTATGCCAACTCACGGGCCGCTATTTATAACGCTGCTTATAGGTGCAGTGATCTTGGTGGGTGCGCTGACCTACGTTCCGGCAATAGCACTTGGTCCTGTTATTGAGCAGTTGCTCATGACCGCTACTCATTAA
- a CDS encoding potassium-transporting ATPase subunit F, whose protein sequence is MLFADLRPSQSGRWEMNVMILISGLLALLVLVYLFYVLIKPENF, encoded by the coding sequence ATGTTATTTGCTGATTTGCGTCCTAGTCAATCGGGAAGGTGGGAAATGAATGTAATGATATTAATAAGCGGCCTCTTGGCGCTACTAGTTTTGGTTTATCTATTTTATGTATTAATTAAACCGGAGAATTTCTGA
- the sugE gene encoding quaternary ammonium compound efflux SMR transporter SugE, with protein sequence MNWITLVIAGMLEVVWAVGLKYTNGFSRLWPTVGTVLAIMTSIWLLAIAMKSLPVGTAYAIWVGIGAVGTAIAGIVLFGESANIGRILSLVLIIVGIVGLKLSTAS encoded by the coding sequence ATGAATTGGATTACTCTCGTAATAGCAGGAATGTTAGAAGTTGTTTGGGCGGTTGGTTTGAAGTACACCAATGGTTTCTCTAGGCTTTGGCCAACTGTTGGTACAGTCTTGGCAATCATGACCAGTATTTGGTTGCTTGCAATAGCTATGAAATCTTTACCAGTTGGCACTGCATACGCAATATGGGTAGGAATAGGTGCAGTTGGTACTGCAATAGCCGGAATTGTTTTATTTGGTGAGTCCGCCAATATAGGTCGAATCTTAAGTTTGGTACTTATCATTGTCGGAATCGTTGGGCTAAAACTATCAACTGCTTCCTAG
- a CDS encoding DegQ family serine endoprotease: MKMTQSSLKAVGIVALIASVFASGYAYHGTTQISEANATTVPIPNSTYQPRTALSSIADFSEIVTKQGPAVVNISVSGTLKTGFSNLSVIPEINPDDPFYEFFHRFQPDAPEGDSQMKALGSGFIVKSDGVILTNAHVVSEANEVTVKLTDKREFKAKVVGLDKASDVAILKIDANNLPTVKIGNPQKARVGEWVLAIGSPFGFENSVTAGIVSAKSRSLPDEGYVPFLQTDVAINPGNSGGPLFNLQGEVIGINSQIYSKSGGSEGLSFAIPIDIAMHVEKQILESGKVSRGQLGLTIQPITQELAASFGLDKLTGALVSEVKKDSPAEKAGIEVGDIILKFNGRSLEHSEELPPLVAETTPGSKAQLEVWHNKKTKVTNVDVGELKTADTSVMHSSLSKGKLGLIVRPLTDEERKAAKTSSGLIVEDVSEGSAARAGIRQGDIILSAGGEKIDSANQLSNLISNTHGQIALLIMHGDRKIFVPVKIS, from the coding sequence ATGAAAATGACTCAATCATCATTAAAAGCAGTAGGTATTGTTGCATTAATTGCATCGGTATTTGCCAGTGGATATGCTTATCATGGCACAACACAAATATCTGAAGCAAATGCAACGACAGTGCCCATTCCAAATAGCACTTATCAACCCAGAACAGCATTGTCATCAATAGCTGACTTTTCTGAAATCGTTACAAAGCAAGGTCCGGCTGTCGTCAATATTAGTGTTTCCGGGACATTAAAAACTGGTTTTTCTAATTTAAGTGTTATTCCAGAGATAAACCCTGATGATCCATTTTACGAATTTTTTCATCGGTTCCAGCCAGATGCTCCAGAAGGTGATAGTCAGATGAAAGCCTTAGGCTCAGGCTTTATCGTTAAATCTGATGGTGTGATTCTGACAAATGCACATGTCGTATCAGAAGCTAATGAAGTAACTGTGAAGCTAACAGATAAGCGTGAGTTTAAGGCTAAAGTCGTGGGCTTAGATAAAGCATCCGATGTCGCTATTTTGAAGATTGATGCAAACAATTTGCCTACTGTAAAAATTGGTAATCCACAAAAAGCACGTGTTGGAGAATGGGTACTTGCAATTGGATCACCATTTGGTTTTGAAAACAGTGTAACAGCTGGCATCGTGTCAGCTAAGTCTCGTTCATTACCTGATGAAGGGTATGTGCCATTTTTACAAACTGATGTAGCTATAAATCCAGGAAATTCAGGTGGTCCATTATTCAATCTACAAGGTGAGGTAATTGGTATTAATTCGCAAATTTATAGTAAAAGCGGCGGTTCAGAAGGACTTTCCTTTGCAATTCCTATAGATATAGCGATGCATGTAGAAAAGCAGATTCTAGAGAGTGGTAAAGTGAGTCGTGGTCAATTGGGTTTAACCATACAACCCATTACACAAGAGTTAGCTGCTTCATTTGGTCTAGATAAACTAACTGGTGCTTTGGTCAGCGAAGTCAAAAAAGACAGCCCTGCTGAGAAAGCCGGTATTGAAGTGGGGGATATTATTCTTAAGTTCAATGGTAGGTCTCTAGAGCATTCTGAAGAATTACCCCCGTTAGTCGCAGAAACCACCCCAGGTTCTAAAGCGCAATTAGAAGTCTGGCATAACAAAAAGACCAAAGTAACTAACGTTGATGTAGGCGAATTAAAAACCGCAGACACAAGTGTTATGCATAGTTCATTAAGCAAAGGGAAGCTTGGCCTGATAGTTCGACCACTCACTGATGAGGAGAGAAAAGCAGCAAAGACTTCTAGCGGCCTGATTGTAGAAGATGTTTCTGAAGGCTCTGCAGCAAGAGCTGGGATTCGCCAAGGTGACATTATTTTGTCTGCTGGAGGTGAAAAAATTGATAGCGCTAATCAATTAAGTAATTTAATTAGTAACACTCATGGACAGATAGCTTTACTTATCATGCATGGTGATAGAAAGATATTTGTCCCAGTAAAAATTAGTTAG
- a CDS encoding Hsp20/alpha crystallin family protein: MSQLTRFNNNLFNDFFGDLGSHGYFVSPLHGESLSSNFKVDIKDSDNSYVFQAELPGIRKEDLHVTVDGSTVTIAAEIKQHDEQTKDEKVVRSERYFGSVSRSFQLPVDVDQNTANASYENGVLQLTLPKKLNVAGKRIEIL; the protein is encoded by the coding sequence ATGTCTCAATTAACCAGATTTAATAACAACCTGTTCAATGACTTTTTTGGAGATTTAGGATCGCATGGTTATTTTGTAAGCCCTTTACATGGTGAAAGTCTAAGTAGTAACTTTAAAGTTGACATAAAAGATTCTGACAACTCATATGTATTTCAAGCGGAGTTACCAGGTATAAGGAAAGAAGACTTGCATGTCACTGTAGATGGAAGCACCGTGACAATAGCTGCAGAAATAAAACAACATGACGAACAAACTAAAGATGAAAAAGTTGTAAGGAGTGAACGTTATTTTGGATCTGTAAGTAGAAGCTTCCAGTTACCTGTCGATGTAGATCAAAATACTGCAAATGCTTCATACGAGAATGGTGTTCTACAATTAACTTTGCCTAAAAAACTAAATGTTGCAGGTAAACGTATAGAAATTTTGTAA
- a CDS encoding PLDc N-terminal domain-containing protein, translated as MQNDEQLISLLEASHAKLSEINTNMLKVFWIVAVFAFLYFGLMLYLLFFK; from the coding sequence ATGCAAAATGATGAACAATTGATAAGCCTTCTTGAGGCAAGCCATGCCAAATTATCTGAGATTAATACAAATATGCTCAAGGTGTTTTGGATAGTTGCTGTTTTTGCTTTCTTGTATTTTGGGCTGATGTTGTATCTGTTGTTTTTTAAATAG
- a CDS encoding phosphonate transporter produces the protein MTQLNQITFDMLSLGQTLDKLTNDQLNSLDFGVIGFDNEGMVKVYNAYESKVAGLSLESVIDSDLFNSVAPCMNNFMVAQKFEDAVDTSSELDEIMDYVLTLKMKPTRVKLRLLSSPQFSYSYVVILRS, from the coding sequence ATGACTCAATTGAATCAAATTACATTCGATATGCTGAGCTTGGGACAAACATTGGATAAGTTGACTAATGACCAATTAAACTCTCTTGATTTTGGTGTCATTGGTTTTGATAATGAAGGCATGGTGAAAGTTTATAATGCTTATGAATCAAAAGTTGCGGGACTTTCACTTGAGAGTGTGATTGACTCAGATTTATTTAATAGCGTCGCCCCCTGTATGAATAACTTTATGGTGGCCCAAAAATTTGAAGATGCAGTAGATACTTCATCGGAGTTAGATGAAATTATGGATTATGTTCTAACCCTAAAAATGAAACCTACACGTGTAAAGTTGCGATTATTGAGTAGTCCCCAATTTTCGTATAGCTACGTTGTTATTCTTAGATCTTAG
- a CDS encoding sensor domain-containing diguanylate cyclase — protein MSDDLKSEYESLLQFLYMAPVGLVQMKSDGEIVMINPLSAQLLLPIAPDGDLSNFFITLENIAPELQNLCSSFTKKRGQICDALRVQLTAGIPGKEDPKVLAFSLLKLDADRIMAVISDVSLLAKREKQLQHNEAWFNAIFSGVTEYALVSLDSDGNIENWNVSLERLGKYTANEVEHKPYSIFFPKDSTDEERLKDRLAEADENGWSLFESWCLRSDGSRFWGSSIISPLENALHEHFNPPRYSLIIRDITEKRNSTEDLIKASFNDHLTGISNRRAFFEVAGIEFERCKKRPRPLSLLAIDADHFKKVNDTFGHATGDEVLKHLSAVLQDCVREMDLVARIGGEEFSALLPSTDMQGAIKIAERIRSSIAESLLEVNGQKIRYTVSIGVSTVNENVTGIDMLLKIADEALYASKHGGRNRVTAIHPQAVKIIDQ, from the coding sequence ATGAGCGATGACTTAAAATCTGAATACGAATCACTGCTGCAATTTTTGTACATGGCACCTGTTGGACTCGTGCAAATGAAAAGTGATGGTGAAATTGTGATGATTAACCCACTTTCGGCTCAGTTACTTTTGCCGATTGCACCAGACGGGGATCTATCAAATTTCTTTATCACTTTAGAAAATATAGCGCCTGAACTGCAAAACCTCTGCTCTAGTTTCACTAAGAAAAGAGGTCAAATCTGTGATGCATTGCGTGTTCAGTTAACTGCTGGTATTCCGGGAAAAGAGGACCCTAAAGTACTGGCATTTAGCTTACTAAAACTTGATGCTGATCGCATTATGGCTGTGATTTCTGACGTGAGTTTATTGGCTAAACGAGAAAAGCAACTGCAGCATAATGAAGCTTGGTTCAACGCCATTTTTAGTGGTGTTACTGAATATGCTCTTGTTAGCCTTGATAGCGATGGAAATATTGAAAATTGGAACGTCAGCTTAGAACGCTTGGGGAAATATACAGCGAATGAAGTTGAACACAAACCTTACTCTATATTTTTCCCTAAAGACTCTACCGATGAAGAACGTCTAAAAGATCGGCTGGCGGAAGCTGATGAAAACGGATGGAGTCTGTTTGAAAGTTGGTGCTTGAGAAGTGATGGTAGCCGATTCTGGGGGAGTAGTATTATTTCACCATTAGAAAATGCTCTCCATGAGCATTTTAACCCTCCTAGATATTCTTTGATTATTAGAGATATCACTGAAAAACGTAACTCAACTGAAGATCTTATTAAAGCAAGTTTTAATGATCACCTCACAGGTATTTCTAATCGCCGAGCATTCTTTGAGGTTGCCGGGATTGAATTTGAACGCTGCAAAAAAAGACCTCGTCCACTTTCCTTACTAGCCATTGATGCTGATCATTTTAAAAAGGTAAACGACACTTTCGGGCACGCAACAGGTGATGAGGTGTTGAAACACTTATCTGCAGTATTACAGGATTGCGTGAGGGAAATGGATTTGGTTGCCAGAATAGGGGGCGAAGAGTTCAGTGCACTCTTACCATCAACAGATATGCAAGGTGCAATAAAAATTGCTGAAAGAATTCGAAGCTCTATTGCTGAATCGCTCTTAGAGGTGAATGGACAGAAGATTCGTTACACAGTAAGTATTGGCGTAAGTACAGTGAATGAAAATGTTACAGGTATTGATATGTTGCTAAAAATTGCAGACGAAGCGCTTTATGCATCTAAACATGGTGGAAGAAATCGAGTGACTGCCATTCATCCTCAAGCAGTTAAAATCATTGATCAGTGA
- a CDS encoding AMP-binding enzyme: MNAFPYKQWFEYPKLLQRFTNDLVFGELAALRPTSTKVNFIDAEDNIALGDHGLEMDSLELMGISTSLARSIHIHESHLKDNFLDKTRLKDWQSIVFHSLEIFSERISFKTSGSTGLKKYCTHQLEDLEEEAQFLAKLLPGRQRILLAIPSHHIYGFIFSILLPRYLNPNIEIIDVRALSSNTLISIMASGDLVLGFPEFWKYIEEAGVLLPADVIGVNSAGPCLEQIGLSLLNRGLSKLFEVYGASETAGIGWRDHPSDSYKLFPFWEKQLLDSELKRVSLNGQSFIVHLHDRLHWFSSNKFNVIGRKDDIVQIGGINVSLHYVRDILKTHPAVKDASVRMMRPVEGNRLKAFIVFNDNGDESQALESLNAHINLVLLPHERPKSIKIGSSLATNKMGKLCDWSIDVESH, encoded by the coding sequence ATGAACGCTTTTCCCTATAAACAATGGTTTGAATACCCGAAACTTCTTCAAAGATTCACTAATGATTTAGTATTTGGTGAGCTAGCTGCATTAAGACCAACTTCAACAAAGGTTAACTTTATTGATGCCGAAGATAATATTGCTTTAGGCGATCATGGCTTGGAAATGGATTCACTTGAGTTAATGGGTATATCGACATCATTAGCGAGGTCTATACACATACATGAAAGCCATCTGAAAGACAATTTCCTTGATAAAACCCGATTGAAAGACTGGCAATCGATTGTATTTCACAGCTTAGAAATCTTTTCTGAGCGTATATCTTTTAAAACATCAGGTAGTACAGGGTTGAAAAAGTATTGTACTCATCAGTTAGAAGACCTAGAGGAGGAGGCGCAATTTCTTGCTAAACTACTGCCAGGACGCCAACGCATTTTGTTGGCTATTCCTTCTCACCATATTTATGGTTTTATCTTCAGCATATTGTTACCACGTTATTTGAACCCAAATATTGAGATTATTGATGTTAGAGCGCTATCATCAAATACACTAATATCAATTATGGCGTCAGGAGACCTCGTGTTGGGGTTTCCTGAATTTTGGAAATATATTGAAGAAGCTGGTGTTTTATTACCAGCGGATGTTATCGGTGTAAATTCAGCGGGACCTTGCCTAGAACAGATAGGACTGAGTTTATTAAATCGTGGGTTATCAAAGCTATTTGAAGTGTATGGTGCATCCGAAACTGCAGGAATAGGTTGGCGAGACCACCCCTCAGATTCTTATAAACTATTTCCATTTTGGGAAAAACAGTTACTCGATTCCGAACTTAAACGTGTGAGTTTGAATGGACAATCATTCATCGTTCATTTGCATGATCGTCTACACTGGTTTTCTAGTAACAAATTTAATGTCATCGGACGTAAAGATGACATTGTCCAAATTGGAGGGATTAATGTTTCGTTGCATTATGTCCGAGACATACTCAAAACGCACCCTGCAGTAAAAGATGCTAGCGTGAGAATGATGAGGCCAGTGGAAGGTAATCGACTAAAAGCTTTTATTGTCTTTAACGATAATGGTGATGAATCTCAGGCACTAGAGAGCTTGAATGCACACATAAATTTAGTTTTGCTACCTCATGAAAGACCAAAGTCAATAAAAATTGGTTCAAGTTTGGCTACCAATAAAATGGGTAAGCTATGTGATTGGTCTATAGATGTTGAATCTCACTGA
- a CDS encoding HAL/PAL/TAL family ammonia-lyase, which yields MIDNKQFRFDNGFVGIDDVINISESNIVTYLNENDEYLNFIQRGADFILQIVSEGTPVYGINTGYGDSCNVVIPEHLVFKLPRNLYTYHGCGLGQFLSNSQVRAVMVVRLASLCKGFSGIRPLLLRQIIAFLNEGIAPLIPSEGSVGASGDLTPLSYLAAALCGEREVIYKHQRMDAQYALRLSCLAPLQLQPKEALALMNGTSVMTALACEAYTRANYLKELTTRITSMASYALDGNANHFDAFLFTLKPHSGQENIASWIREDLVLPEKSNSGRIQDRYSIRCAPHIIGVLADALPWIKSHIENEINSVNDNPVIDGENQKVMHGGHFYGGHIAFAMDSLKNLIANLADMMDRQMALLVDTRYNNGLPANLSADSGPDAAVSHGLKALQISVSAWTAEALKLTMPASVFSRSTECHNQDKVSMGTIASRDCLRILQLTEQVAAGMLVAVYQGVSLRLQMPQHAPLHPRLHMMIDDLSKILVLVFEDRALQSELEDLLNAIRLRIWPLYSHHK from the coding sequence ATGATTGACAATAAACAGTTTAGATTTGATAACGGCTTTGTAGGTATTGATGACGTTATTAATATATCAGAAAGTAATATTGTTACTTATCTTAACGAAAATGATGAATATTTAAATTTTATTCAGCGTGGAGCCGATTTCATTTTACAAATTGTGTCAGAGGGCACACCTGTTTATGGGATTAATACTGGATATGGGGATTCATGTAATGTCGTGATTCCTGAACATCTAGTCTTTAAGCTACCTCGAAATTTATATACTTACCACGGCTGCGGTTTGGGTCAATTTTTGTCCAATTCACAAGTTCGCGCTGTCATGGTCGTGCGATTGGCGTCATTATGCAAAGGCTTTTCTGGCATCAGACCTTTACTATTACGTCAAATTATTGCATTTTTAAATGAAGGTATAGCCCCATTAATTCCTTCCGAAGGTTCAGTAGGGGCAAGCGGTGACTTAACTCCGCTCTCTTATCTTGCAGCTGCTTTATGCGGTGAACGTGAAGTGATTTATAAACATCAACGTATGGATGCACAATATGCACTTCGTTTGTCATGTTTAGCGCCTCTACAGTTACAACCAAAAGAAGCTTTAGCACTCATGAATGGTACATCGGTAATGACTGCACTTGCATGTGAAGCATACACACGTGCTAATTACCTAAAAGAGTTAACAACGCGTATTACTTCTATGGCTTCTTATGCCTTAGATGGAAACGCTAATCACTTCGATGCTTTTTTGTTCACGCTGAAGCCACACTCAGGTCAAGAAAATATCGCAAGTTGGATACGCGAAGATTTAGTGTTGCCAGAGAAATCAAATAGTGGCCGGATTCAAGATAGATACTCGATTCGCTGTGCACCTCATATCATAGGCGTGCTTGCAGATGCCTTACCATGGATAAAAAGCCATATTGAAAACGAAATTAATAGCGTTAACGATAATCCAGTAATTGATGGCGAAAATCAAAAAGTCATGCATGGAGGCCATTTTTACGGCGGGCACATTGCATTTGCCATGGATAGTCTTAAAAACTTGATTGCAAATTTAGCAGACATGATGGACAGACAGATGGCTTTACTGGTCGACACACGCTATAACAATGGACTACCTGCTAATTTATCTGCAGATAGCGGGCCCGACGCCGCAGTGAGTCATGGACTTAAAGCACTGCAAATTAGCGTCAGTGCATGGACCGCTGAGGCGCTCAAACTGACTATGCCGGCGTCAGTATTTTCCAGATCAACAGAATGTCATAACCAAGATAAAGTCAGTATGGGCACTATTGCCAGTCGAGATTGTCTGAGAATTCTCCAATTGACAGAACAGGTTGCTGCGGGCATGTTAGTTGCGGTCTATCAAGGCGTGAGTTTAAGATTACAAATGCCTCAACATGCTCCACTGCATCCTCGTCTACATATGATGATAGATGACCTTTCAAAAATACTAGTGCTAGTTTTTGAAGATAGGGCTCTGCAATCTGAATTGGAAGATTTACTTAATGCAATTCGGTTACGAATCTGGCCGTTATATTCGCATCATAAATGA
- a CDS encoding EAL domain-containing protein: MDFVNFVPVGCKECRDKTKLNIDFTMAFQPIVDISNKSIYGYEALVRGVNNEGAATILSQLNDSNRYAFDQAIRVKSIDLAKKLGLQGMLSINFLPNAVYKPETCIRATLEAAAEMDFPTDRIMFEVTEGEKVQDNDHLRNIFVEYKKHRFTTAIDDFGAGYAGLNLLADWQPDIIKLDMSLTRNVNTDRVRRALVFGILSICRALDIRVIAEGIESREECLTLADEGVTLFQGYLFARPGFESLPEIPEDVWPQVKTRRARDRW, translated from the coding sequence ATGGACTTCGTTAATTTTGTTCCTGTCGGCTGTAAAGAGTGTCGAGACAAAACCAAGCTTAATATAGATTTTACAATGGCTTTCCAGCCAATTGTTGATATATCTAATAAGTCTATCTATGGGTATGAGGCACTCGTCAGAGGTGTTAATAATGAGGGAGCTGCAACAATACTTTCTCAATTGAATGACAGTAATAGATATGCATTTGATCAGGCAATACGCGTGAAATCTATCGACTTAGCAAAAAAACTCGGTTTGCAAGGTATGTTAAGCATTAATTTTTTACCCAATGCAGTTTACAAGCCTGAAACTTGCATACGCGCAACGCTTGAAGCCGCTGCTGAGATGGATTTCCCCACTGATAGAATTATGTTCGAAGTGACAGAAGGTGAGAAGGTACAAGATAATGATCACCTACGAAACATCTTCGTAGAATACAAAAAACATCGATTTACTACCGCGATTGATGATTTTGGTGCGGGCTATGCGGGTCTGAATTTACTGGCTGATTGGCAGCCAGATATTATCAAGTTAGATATGTCATTAACACGCAACGTTAATACCGACAGAGTTAGACGAGCACTGGTATTTGGCATACTTTCAATATGTAGAGCACTAGATATCCGTGTGATTGCAGAAGGTATTGAGTCTAGGGAAGAATGCTTAACTTTGGCTGATGAAGGTGTAACACTATTCCAAGGATACTTATTTGCCCGCCCTGGATTTGAATCTTTACCCGAAATTCCGGAAGATGTATGGCCACAGGTGAAAACTCGTCGGGCAAGAGACCGTTGGTAG
- a CDS encoding BLUF domain-containing protein has protein sequence MSINQLIYISQATRKMSNSELLQIHTTAQENNAKIDVTGSLFYNGGWFLQVLEGPIETLSKLYIKIEKDPRHKNSRIIYNEPAKFRTFTRWTMNMTNLDDRQADKYDELVEVIEAAKTDRKIGSASPAVTLLKIFKN, from the coding sequence ATGTCAATCAATCAATTAATCTATATCAGTCAAGCTACACGCAAGATGTCCAACTCTGAGCTGCTTCAAATTCATACTACAGCTCAGGAAAATAATGCAAAAATCGATGTGACAGGAAGCCTGTTTTATAACGGCGGTTGGTTTTTGCAAGTACTAGAGGGGCCGATAGAGACCTTATCCAAACTGTACATTAAAATTGAGAAAGATCCACGTCATAAAAACTCCCGTATCATATACAACGAACCAGCAAAATTCCGTACATTTACACGCTGGACTATGAATATGACTAATCTAGATGATCGACAAGCTGACAAATATGATGAGCTAGTTGAGGTGATTGAAGCAGCAAAAACAGATCGAAAAATTGGCTCAGCATCGCCCGCAGTTACGCTACTTAAAATTTTTAAAAACTAA